In Leptotrichia sp. OH3620_COT-345, the following proteins share a genomic window:
- a CDS encoding energy-coupling factor transporter transmembrane protein EcfT, whose protein sequence is MNLKRLSQMGIYSHENSFIHKLDPRVKILTMILFIILILIKRHSFYAYFLIFIFLVVFSYVSKYNFLNITAKIKVYMYISFILLFFNIFFMNTGKLLLDLKMIKIYDIPVLFTLNIMTQIFLLTTITELFTFTTKPSDIIKGLNYILNKKRKNSETSIYIMISLQFIPIIFEEAGKIMKAQKSRGADFSRKNIKQFLLNIKEIFLIIIPLFQLTLQKSNRMFEIMEVKNFILNKERTEYSPLKWKIKDILTIIAVLLFFLFLLFFF, encoded by the coding sequence ATGAATTTAAAAAGATTATCCCAAATGGGAATTTATTCGCATGAAAATTCTTTCATACATAAACTTGATCCGAGAGTTAAAATATTGACAATGATTTTATTTATAATTTTAATTTTAATAAAACGGCATAGTTTCTATGCCTATTTTTTAATATTTATATTTTTAGTAGTATTTTCATATGTTTCAAAATATAATTTTTTGAATATTACAGCCAAAATAAAAGTGTATATGTATATTTCCTTTATATTATTATTTTTCAACATTTTTTTTATGAACACCGGAAAGTTGCTTTTGGATTTAAAAATGATAAAAATATATGATATTCCTGTTTTATTTACATTAAATATAATGACACAGATATTTCTTTTAACAACAATAACCGAGCTTTTCACTTTTACTACTAAACCGTCTGATATTATAAAAGGGCTAAACTATATTTTGAATAAAAAAAGAAAAAATAGTGAAACCAGTATTTATATTATGATTTCATTACAATTTATTCCTATAATATTTGAAGAGGCAGGAAAAATAATGAAAGCTCAGAAAAGCAGAGGAGCAGATTTTTCAAGAAAAAACATAAAGCAGTTTTTACTGAATATAAAGGAAATTTTTTTAATTATTATTCCTTTATTTCAACTGACTTTACAAAAATCAAACAGAATGTTTGAAATAATGGAAGTGAAAAATTTTATTTTAAATAAGGAGAGAACCGAATACAGTCCTTTAAAATGGAAAATAAAAGATATACTGACAATTATTGCAGTTTTATTATTTTTTCTTTTTTTACTCTTCTTTTTTTAA
- a CDS encoding DUF4870 domain-containing protein, with translation MSSNVKEQVSIGGLRANAAAALINLSFFTGLGILIPILALILETENKFVKTYAKQTLALSVFVLVSSLLNIIFLIGTVIFGVVIFVLIAVQIFAIIKSIMGDEFEIPYINKITNILFID, from the coding sequence ATGAGTTCAAATGTTAAAGAACAGGTTTCAATTGGGGGGTTAAGAGCGAATGCTGCTGCTGCTCTTATAAATTTAAGTTTTTTTACAGGACTGGGTATTTTAATTCCTATCCTTGCATTAATTCTTGAAACTGAAAATAAATTTGTAAAAACTTATGCAAAACAGACATTGGCATTAAGTGTTTTTGTATTAGTATCATCTTTATTAAATATAATATTTCTTATAGGAACTGTTATTTTTGGAGTTGTCATCTTCGTTCTTATAGCTGTTCAGATTTTTGCCATTATAAAATCAATAATGGGTGATGAATTTGAAATTCCTTATATAAACAAAATTACAAATATTTTATTCATTGACTAA
- a CDS encoding DNA polymerase III subunit delta, whose product MIYFIGGMKHREFKYFDLMEKIRKKTPGIKESFFDADIKEEEKFLEKVSFNSIFSSKELIVLKRGEKLKDLEKILGYITSLDIPDKEIVIDYFKEDGKIGVKLSKKLEEIKKDNKMEVYLFLKEDDSEIKKYIREELEITEKDTGLLMEMIGKNPLKVKSETEKIKIFLNGEKFNINEVKKIISIEKEYKIYECTEKIFTDKSREVIKYLEKSKEYMGILYSLYSELEIIYKLSSFEKSGVKLSSSYNIFKGEFEKLKESFKTNNRFPNPYSIFKKFERLKNYSHKNLKKLVFRCWEIEKDIKTGKVGMEAGVEVLIMEIADSYGKK is encoded by the coding sequence ATGATTTATTTTATAGGCGGAATGAAACATAGAGAATTTAAGTATTTTGATTTAATGGAAAAAATCAGAAAAAAAACCCCGGGAATAAAAGAAAGTTTTTTTGATGCGGATATTAAGGAGGAAGAAAAATTTTTGGAAAAAGTGAGTTTTAATTCCATATTTTCATCAAAAGAATTAATTGTGTTGAAAAGAGGGGAAAAACTTAAAGATTTGGAAAAAATTTTAGGTTATATTACATCTCTGGACATACCCGATAAAGAAATAGTGATTGATTATTTCAAAGAAGACGGGAAAATAGGAGTAAAACTTTCAAAAAAACTGGAAGAAATAAAAAAAGACAATAAAATGGAGGTTTATCTCTTTTTAAAAGAAGATGACAGTGAAATAAAAAAATATATAAGGGAAGAATTGGAAATTACTGAAAAAGATACGGGGCTATTAATGGAAATGATAGGAAAGAATCCTTTAAAAGTAAAAAGTGAAACGGAAAAAATAAAGATTTTTCTGAATGGGGAAAAGTTTAATATAAATGAAGTAAAAAAAATAATTTCCATTGAAAAAGAATATAAAATTTATGAATGTACTGAAAAAATATTTACCGATAAATCCCGTGAAGTAATAAAATATCTTGAAAAAAGTAAGGAATATATGGGGATTTTGTATTCGCTGTATAGTGAGTTGGAAATAATATACAAGCTGAGCAGTTTTGAAAAATCAGGAGTGAAATTAAGCAGCAGTTATAATATATTTAAAGGAGAGTTTGAGAAATTAAAAGAGAGTTTCAAAACTAATAATAGGTTTCCAAATCCATATTCTATTTTTAAAAAATTTGAAAGATTAAAAAATTATTCTCATAAAAATCTGAAAAAGTTAGTTTTCAGATGTTGGGAAATTGAAAAAGATATAAAGACGGGTAAAGTAGGAATGGAAGCCGGAGTTGAAGTTCTTATAATGGAAATAGCAGACTCATACGGGAAAAAATGA
- a CDS encoding U32 family peptidase → MNIVAPAGNYEKLEAAIKAGANEVYFGLKGFGARRNNQNLGIKEIINGIDYAHSRGVKTLITLNTLMKDIEIDTAYYNISRIYEHGIDAVIVQDLGFMKFLKENFPELALHGSTQMTVANHVEANKLKELGLSRVVLARELSFEEIKSIREKTDIELEIFVSGSLCISYSGNCYISSFIGGRSGNRGLCAYSCRKKFEDEEGNKAYFLSPNDQLFEIEEINKLKDIGINAIKVEGRKKSSEYVYETVSYYDNIIKGKPRPSESYKLFNRGYSKGYFYLDDKLMNFKYSSNFGYFLGVRIENSNNFRIDDELILGDGVQFVDSDFEKIEGEYVNKITVNGKKVQKAEKNDIVSIGKLPEKTKYIYKNYSKEINDRIIHNIKVSKRFSSIDAELTVEKGKEVILKFSIFNLNGEKIEVVKKGKIIEQEAKKIITEEQISQKVGELGETVFELNSIKINYDGVSFIPFSELKSLKRECVSELEKELLESYKRKSFPKKTYVFGSQKGENEEPIFSALVSNYEQEKVCREMGIEKIYYKQYDVAKEKNIHKSYEIRTNTNLASNLYQVVIGEKNNIKGQSLDWNLNVFNNHTLDLFSEFSNLETVFISPELNYKQLKFIKSDKVKIGMVIYGYLKGMYIEHKIFDKDYKELKGEFYDKYKILKNNLGNIELYLDKPMNLIPELDKIKKFNFDELRLDFTFENSDEVKKVIKSLKTKKGNYNPYSFERGVF, encoded by the coding sequence ATGAATATAGTCGCACCGGCAGGAAACTATGAAAAGTTAGAGGCGGCAATAAAAGCAGGAGCAAATGAAGTCTATTTCGGATTGAAAGGATTTGGAGCAAGAAGAAATAACCAGAACTTAGGTATAAAAGAAATAATAAATGGAATAGATTATGCTCATTCAAGAGGGGTAAAAACTCTGATAACATTGAATACATTAATGAAAGATATTGAAATAGACACGGCATATTATAATATAAGTCGTATCTATGAACATGGAATAGATGCAGTAATAGTTCAAGATTTAGGATTTATGAAATTTTTAAAGGAAAATTTTCCCGAGTTGGCTTTACACGGAAGTACTCAGATGACCGTAGCCAACCATGTAGAAGCCAATAAACTGAAAGAACTTGGACTGAGTCGTGTGGTGTTGGCAAGAGAGCTTTCTTTTGAAGAAATAAAAAGTATAAGAGAAAAAACTGATATAGAACTTGAAATTTTCGTATCAGGATCGTTATGTATTTCATATTCGGGGAATTGTTACATAAGCAGCTTTATAGGGGGAAGAAGTGGAAACAGAGGACTGTGCGCTTATTCATGTAGAAAAAAATTTGAAGATGAAGAAGGTAATAAAGCATATTTTTTAAGTCCTAATGACCAACTATTCGAGATAGAAGAAATTAACAAACTTAAAGATATAGGAATAAATGCGATAAAAGTTGAGGGACGTAAAAAATCAAGCGAATATGTCTATGAAACTGTAAGTTATTATGATAATATAATCAAAGGTAAGCCGAGACCGTCAGAAAGTTATAAACTATTCAACAGAGGTTATTCCAAAGGATATTTTTATCTTGACGATAAACTGATGAATTTTAAATATTCGTCAAATTTCGGTTATTTTTTAGGAGTAAGAATTGAAAACAGTAATAATTTCAGAATAGATGATGAGCTTATATTAGGAGACGGAGTTCAGTTTGTAGACAGTGATTTTGAAAAAATTGAAGGGGAATATGTAAATAAAATAACAGTAAACGGTAAAAAAGTTCAGAAAGCGGAAAAAAATGATATTGTTTCCATAGGAAAACTGCCTGAAAAAACAAAGTATATTTATAAGAATTATTCAAAAGAAATTAATGACAGGATAATACATAATATAAAAGTTTCCAAAAGGTTTTCATCTATAGATGCTGAACTGACAGTGGAAAAAGGGAAAGAAGTTATTTTAAAATTTTCTATTTTTAATTTGAATGGGGAAAAAATCGAAGTTGTAAAAAAAGGAAAAATTATAGAACAGGAAGCAAAAAAAATTATTACCGAAGAACAGATATCCCAAAAAGTAGGAGAACTTGGAGAAACAGTTTTTGAACTTAACAGTATAAAAATAAATTATGACGGAGTTTCATTTATTCCATTCAGCGAGTTAAAATCTCTAAAAAGAGAGTGTGTATCTGAACTTGAAAAAGAGTTGTTGGAATCATATAAAAGAAAATCGTTTCCGAAAAAAACATATGTTTTTGGAAGCCAAAAAGGAGAAAATGAAGAGCCTATTTTTTCAGCACTTGTATCTAATTATGAACAGGAGAAGGTGTGCCGTGAAATGGGAATAGAAAAAATATATTATAAACAATATGATGTGGCAAAGGAAAAAAATATACATAAATCCTATGAGATAAGAACAAATACAAATTTAGCTTCAAACTTATATCAAGTTGTAATAGGAGAAAAAAATAATATAAAAGGACAGAGTCTTGATTGGAATCTTAATGTTTTTAATAATCATACATTAGATTTATTTTCGGAGTTTTCCAATCTGGAAACAGTATTTATTTCTCCTGAACTAAATTATAAACAACTGAAGTTTATAAAGTCTGATAAAGTAAAAATAGGGATGGTAATATATGGTTATTTAAAAGGAATGTACATAGAACATAAAATATTTGATAAAGATTATAAAGAGTTAAAAGGGGAGTTTTACGATAAATACAAAATACTTAAAAATAATCTGGGGAATATAGAATTGTACCTCGATAAACCGATGAATTTAATTCCGGAACTTGATAAAATTAAAAAATTTAATTTTGATGAATTAAGACTTGATTTCACTTTTGAAAATAGTGATGAGGTGAAAAAGGTAATTAAAAGTCTGAAAACTAAAAAAGGTAATTATAATCCTTATTCATTTGAACGGGGAGTATTTTAA
- a CDS encoding YiiX/YebB-like N1pC/P60 family cysteine hydrolase, producing the protein MNFISHKLKKTDIFLNILKKIILSFILFLLLISCKSIDPTYKWYSAKEVIANSEKLRPGDILVLSKRASIRSMWGHVAVLNEEKKIVEFPSYSTGYSESPLFVWQTLNRKVAVFRLKGIDDDYKTALFEEINKTVNKTYGLTFDKNFDKRLYCSQFVYLVFKRAGKKVGKNIDLDSNGGGWVMPFDIMRSPLLENVILN; encoded by the coding sequence ATGAACTTTATTTCTCATAAATTAAAAAAAACAGACATCTTTTTAAATATACTTAAAAAAATCATTTTAAGTTTTATACTATTTTTATTGTTAATATCGTGTAAATCTATAGATCCCACTTATAAATGGTACTCTGCAAAAGAAGTTATTGCAAATTCTGAAAAACTTCGACCGGGAGATATACTTGTATTATCAAAGAGAGCTTCTATTCGTTCAATGTGGGGACATGTAGCAGTTTTAAATGAAGAAAAAAAAATAGTAGAATTTCCTTCATATTCTACAGGCTATAGCGAAAGTCCCTTATTTGTATGGCAAACCCTCAACAGGAAAGTTGCCGTTTTCAGATTAAAAGGAATAGATGATGACTATAAAACTGCATTATTTGAAGAAATAAACAAAACTGTCAACAAAACTTACGGACTGACTTTTGATAAAAACTTTGATAAAAGGTTATATTGTTCCCAATTTGTGTATCTTGTCTTTAAAAGAGCCGGAAAGAAGGTCGGAAAAAATATTGATTTAGATTCTAATGGCGGAGGATGGGTAATGCCTTTTGATATAATGAGATCTCCTTTACTTGAAAATGTGATACTGAATTAA
- a CDS encoding O-antigen ligase, translating to MEIIKNRNYIEKMYILMGGAIFIHFILVIILCLLLLKDIFVTGEYKKILKDKSLVIVEAVLGFSIIMSLWYRNYYGFVAIPILLCIMVGRYYTRIVNDEFKNYNLELIGKFSSIAFFISFGETLVTGNRAGYFAYLNPNYLGNIMMMATIVNLYLSLKKKSKINFLIFILNFLTILLSGSRSSLAAAIIGIFVLLYYFLEKKYFFICVLLLGGYITGVYFNIFPFLRESSIGKYYWLRRDILKMAFNAFKTNVIFGHGNGYYFKYTKFYPHSHNALTELLLSYGIVGTLALMSVWLKYIYDIFKDDKSNVLKIAIVAGIVAHNSTDFPIFWIQTVLLFIMILSCSENKEDMKKYKIRLYKYRGK from the coding sequence TTGGAAATTATAAAAAACAGAAATTATATAGAAAAAATGTACATATTAATGGGAGGAGCTATTTTTATTCATTTTATTCTTGTAATTATACTTTGTTTACTATTATTGAAAGATATTTTTGTAACAGGAGAATATAAAAAAATCCTGAAAGACAAATCTCTTGTTATAGTAGAAGCGGTTCTCGGATTTTCCATAATAATGTCATTATGGTATCGTAATTATTACGGATTTGTAGCAATTCCGATATTACTTTGCATAATGGTGGGTCGTTATTATACAAGAATTGTAAATGATGAATTTAAAAATTATAATCTTGAATTAATTGGAAAATTTTCATCAATTGCCTTTTTCATTTCCTTTGGAGAAACTTTGGTGACAGGGAACAGAGCAGGCTATTTTGCCTATCTGAATCCGAATTATTTGGGAAATATAATGATGATGGCTACAATTGTAAATTTATATTTGTCATTAAAGAAAAAATCAAAAATTAATTTTTTAATATTTATATTAAATTTTCTGACTATTTTACTGTCAGGTTCAAGATCATCTCTTGCAGCAGCAATAATAGGGATATTCGTTTTACTTTATTATTTTCTTGAAAAAAAATATTTTTTTATATGTGTTCTTTTATTAGGAGGATATATTACAGGAGTTTATTTTAACATATTTCCTTTTTTAAGGGAAAGCAGTATCGGAAAATATTACTGGCTGAGAAGAGATATACTGAAAATGGCATTTAACGCTTTTAAAACAAATGTAATATTCGGACATGGAAACGGATATTACTTCAAATATACGAAATTTTATCCCCATTCTCATAATGCTTTGACGGAGCTTCTTTTAAGCTATGGAATTGTAGGAACTTTGGCATTAATGAGTGTATGGCTGAAATATATATATGATATCTTTAAAGATGATAAAAGTAATGTTTTGAAAATAGCTATAGTTGCAGGAATAGTAGCCCACAATTCTACAGATTTTCCAATTTTCTGGATTCAGACGGTACTCTTATTTATAATGATACTTTCATGTTCCGAAAATAAAGAAGATATGAAAAAATATAAAATTAGACTTTATAAGTATAGAGGGAAATAA
- a CDS encoding ABC transporter ATP-binding protein produces the protein MIIISKIIEFKNVYYFNKDKTILDNVSFFIEKNKYNVITGKNGAGKTTLVKLITGLEKPQKGEIFINGALLKYTASFLYEMRKKMGVVFQYTDEQLIGETVIDSLIFGMENNCIPYEKMKILIKKYTELFKMENLLSRRISQLSGGEKQKVALVSALVTEPEIIILDEALEMFDNEKRKEADNIIRKLMKDGKTVISVSHDTEEIEKSDNIIILNRKNVTNGKFNYTLSEYEKINNIFSENNERKVYNLRKEEKNRKIKIKLKNVSYTHEKNSEKLFDNLSFSIPEREITVITGKSGTGKTTLFELMYGFIPREELFQGEIFIDFSEQNDKSDEIIRESKKRNIIVTGNTEEKEFREIRKYTGYVFQNPENQFFQKAVKDEIEYNITKKCKIEKKNKGKIDEKVKKALITVGLSENYEKRSPFTLSSGEKRLLGIATAICTEPTILFLDEPTVSLDYEFGKRIMELLKKLKENGMTIVMTTHNKGIINEYADNYIEL, from the coding sequence GTGATTATAATTTCCAAAATAATAGAATTTAAAAATGTGTATTATTTTAATAAAGATAAAACAATATTGGATAATGTTTCATTTTTCATTGAAAAAAATAAGTATAATGTAATTACAGGGAAAAATGGAGCAGGAAAAACAACTCTTGTTAAATTGATTACGGGGTTGGAAAAACCTCAGAAAGGGGAAATATTTATAAATGGAGCTCTCTTAAAATATACTGCTTCCTTTTTATATGAAATGAGAAAAAAAATGGGAGTTGTTTTTCAGTATACAGATGAGCAGCTTATAGGAGAAACTGTTATTGACAGTTTAATTTTCGGAATGGAAAATAACTGTATACCTTATGAAAAAATGAAAATATTAATAAAAAAATATACGGAACTTTTTAAAATGGAAAATCTGTTAAGTAGAAGAATTTCTCAACTGTCAGGAGGAGAAAAGCAAAAAGTTGCTCTTGTTTCAGCACTGGTTACAGAACCTGAAATTATAATATTGGATGAAGCTCTGGAAATGTTCGATAATGAGAAAAGAAAAGAAGCCGACAATATAATAAGAAAATTGATGAAAGATGGAAAAACAGTCATATCAGTATCTCATGATACGGAAGAAATTGAAAAGAGTGATAATATAATAATATTAAACAGAAAAAATGTAACAAATGGAAAATTTAATTATACGCTTTCTGAATATGAAAAAATAAATAATATTTTTTCGGAAAATAATGAACGGAAAGTTTATAATTTAAGAAAAGAAGAAAAAAATAGAAAAATAAAAATAAAGTTAAAAAATGTAAGTTACACACATGAAAAGAATTCTGAAAAATTGTTTGATAATCTTTCTTTTTCTATTCCTGAAAGAGAAATAACGGTAATAACAGGAAAGTCAGGGACCGGGAAAACAACACTTTTTGAACTTATGTATGGTTTTATTCCGAGAGAAGAGTTATTTCAAGGAGAAATATTTATTGACTTTTCAGAACAAAATGACAAAAGTGATGAAATAATTAGAGAAAGTAAAAAGAGAAATATTATAGTTACTGGAAATACAGAAGAAAAGGAATTCAGAGAAATAAGAAAATATACAGGATATGTTTTTCAAAATCCTGAAAATCAGTTTTTTCAAAAAGCAGTGAAAGATGAAATAGAATATAACATTACAAAAAAATGTAAGATTGAAAAGAAAAATAAGGGAAAAATAGATGAAAAAGTAAAAAAAGCCCTTATTACAGTGGGACTTAGTGAAAATTATGAAAAGAGATCACCGTTTACATTGTCTTCAGGGGAAAAAAGATTACTTGGAATAGCTACTGCAATATGTACTGAACCGACAATATTATTTTTAGATGAACCTACTGTTTCTCTTGATTACGAGTTTGGAAAAAGAATTATGGAATTACTCAAAAAATTGAAAGAAAACGGTATGACAATAGTCATGACTACACATAATAAAGGTATAATAAATGAATATGCCGATAACTATATCGAATTGTAA